AGCGCGCCATGTCCGCCCATAGAGTGACCGGTAATACCAATGCTGCTAATGGCAAACTGTTCACGCACGAGCTCATACAGCTCATCGATGATATAGCTATGCATGTTGAAATTTTCCGACCAAGGTGCTTGTGTAGCATCCACATAATAGCTCGCCGCTTGACCGACAAAATAACGATCATCATTGGGCACATTATCTCCCTTTGGTGAGGTATCTGGTGCAATAAAGATGACCCCAAGCTCACTACACTTTTGCTGCGCGTGTGCTTTATGAGTGACGTTATCAGGACTACAGGTAAGACCCGATAAATACATCACTGCTGGGCAGCTATTACCCGCCAACGCTTCATCAGGTAAATAGATACTAAAGCTCATCTCAGAGTTAGTGGTACTCGACTGATGGGTATAGTAGTGCTGCTCGCCATTAAAGCAGCGATTCTTACTGGTTAATGTCAATTTGCTCATTATTTTCTCCTAACGAATACGGTATTGTTCATTGTTATCAGTTATTTTTAACTTGGCACTTTTTTATCAGATTAGCTTGATTCTACCATAGCCCCTCGCTTTTAAAAGTAAGGCCACGTATTAATAAGTAACCTGTTATTAACAGGGTGTGCTTTTGCGGATTTAATACCTAAACTCAGTACCTAATATCGAGATAACTGACATTTAGGCAATGTAATGCATAGCTGATAGCTTTTAACTCAGAAACTTAAAATTTAATTCACCACTCATAAAAAAATGGCTTAGCCCTTCCCTCAGCGCTAAGCCATTTTATTTTTTAGACTATATTATCTTATTCGATTAACCTAGTAACTGTTTAATTAAGCGACTGTGCTTAGCTCCTCTTTCATAGCATCAACAATTTTGAACTTTTGAATTTTGCCTGTCACCGTCATAGGATACTGCTCAACAAACCGAATATAAGTCGGAATTTTAAAATGTGCAATTTGGTTATAACAAAAATCACGTATCTCTTGTTCGGTAATGGTTTGACCTTGCTTAGGTATAATCCAAGCTGCTAATACTTCTCCATAGCGTTTGTCTGGGACGCCGACTATCTGTACATCAGCAATCTTAGGATGTTTGTACAAAAAGTTCTCAACCTCAATAGGATAGATGTTTTCGCCGCCTCGGATAACCATATCCTTGCTGCGCCCTACAATGGTGATATAACCCTCCTCATCCATCGAGCCCAAATCACCAGTATGCATCCAGCCGTCAACCACAGCTTCCGTGGTTTTGACTGAATCATTCCAATAACCGGCCATCACCGCATAGCCTTTGGTTAATACCTCACCGACCTCTCCGATAGGCAGGGTTTCTCTGGTTTCAGTATCGACAATTTTGACTTCAAGATGAGGCTGCACCAAGCCGACGGTAGAGATACATTTTTCAAAGGAAGTGGTCGGCAGGGTTTGGGTAGATTTTGGACTGGTCTCCGTCATGCCATAAGCAATGGTCAAGTCTCGCATGTGCATGTCATTAATAATGCGCTGCATCAGCTCTCTTGGACAGCTCGATCCTCCAGACACTCCCGTCCGTAAGCTGCTGACATCATATTGATCAAAATCTGGGTGATTTAATATGGCTAAAAACATACTGGGTACAGCATGTAGCGCTGTGCATTTCTCAGCATCAATCGCTTGTAATACGGTTAATGGATCAAAGCTGGTGCTTGGATAGACCAAAGTTGCGGCATGCATTAAGAAGGTTAAATTACCCAAAACCATGGCAAAACAATGATACAGCGGTAGCGGCAAGCACAGCTTATCTTCTGGGGTTAAACCTAAGGTTTCACCCAAATGATAGGCGTTATTCAATAAGTTTCTGTGGGTCAGTGTTGCCCCTTTTGGGGTTCCTGTGGTGCCACTGGTAAATTGAATATTAATCGGATCATTGGCATCTAACTGTTTACCACGCTCGGCCACTCTTGGATCATTGGCATCACCTTCTGCCAACCAGTCAGAGAATCGCTGCATAAAACCAAAATGCTCATCACTGTCTGGTGCATCAATCCAAATCACTCGTTTTAAGTTAGGGAGCCCGGTAAGCTCTAAGCACTGATAACCTTGATGGCATATCTCAGGCGCCATTTGTTGAATCATTTGCACATAGTCACTGGTTTTGAAATGGCGCATGAATACCAGCACCTTACAGTCGACTTTATTGAGCGCATATTGCAGCTCTGAGATACGGTAAGCGGGATTGATATTAACCAGTATCAGCCCAGCTTTGGCGGTTGCCAACTGCATCAGTAGCCATTCGGTATTATTATGCGACCAAATGCCAACACGGTCGCCTTTTTCCAGTCCCATATTAATCATACTGCTGGCCAATTGATTGGCTTGTTGTTGCAGCTGTTGATAGCTTAAACGAATGTTTTGATGGCGAGAGACCAAGGCCTCTTTATTCGGATAGCGATTGGCGACTTGATCGAAGTAATCTCCTATCGTATCTTCGATTAACGGTGATTCTGTTGGACCAATATCATGGCTTAATGTGAGCGGTGCATTGCGGGAGGCAGCATTGGGAAAACGCTGTTCTAATAATTCTATTGACATGGTATCTTCCTTGATTGAGTTGCATGAATAAACTATTAACCATCCTGTTAATAGCGTTCCAACTATAATGAAACATATTTTATCATTATAGGCATAAGTTATTATAATCACAAAGCTTATTGAAAAAGAAGGCTTATTATTGTCAAATCCTTAATAAATTTAAAATAAAACCTTAAAGCAATAAGCTAAAATAAATAAATGCTAACCTCAAAACAAAATATCCAAACAGATAATAAAAATTAGACAGCGAAATAAAAAATAAAAAAAAAGACCTTCTAAGAGGTCTTTTTTTATGAATACAATATTCTAGTCCTAGCCAGTCATTGTAGTGCTAGCCAATTTTTTTATCCATATCTACACCGCCAACAATGTCTGGACCTTCATGACCAAGCCATGTATAGATGCCACCGCCAATCACGGCACCAATAATAGGGGCTACCCAGAATAACCACAGCTGAGACAGTGATTCACCGCCAACAAATAGAGCAACTGCGGTTGAGCGTGCTGGATTCACTGACGTATTGGTAATCGGAATACTGATTAAATGAATCAGTGTTAGACCAAGACCAATAGCAATCGGTGCAAAGCCAATAGGCGCACGATGATGGGTTGAGCCCATGATAATGATCAAGAACACCGCGGTTAATACCACTTCAGCAATCAGCGCAGCCATCATACTATAGCCACCTGGTGAGAACTCACCAAAGCCATTGGTTGCAAATGCGCCTGCACTGCTGGCATCAATCGCAAAGCCAGCTTGACCAGTGGCGATCATATAGATAATAAACGCACCGAATGCCCCGCCCAATACTTGAGCGATAATATAGCCAGGCAGCTCAGACGCTGGGAAGCGTTTACCAACCATAAGACCAATACTAACAGCCGGGTTAAAATGGCCGCCTGAGATGTGACCGAAGGCATACGCACCGGTTAATACGGTTAGACCGAACGCCAAAGCCACACCCACAAAGCCAATGCCCAGTGGGTTGCCATCGCCACCGAAATTGGCGGCGAATATTGCACTACCACAGCCGCCCAGTACCAACCACATGGTACCTAGGAATTCAGCTGCTAGTTTTTTTGATTTTGTCATAATAATTTTCCTGATGAATTTTTGACATGCCCATGATATCTGTTCAAACTATGACGATGTGTCTACTATGCCTCTATGAGGCTAGTGAATGTATGAACAGGTCATTAATTGGCTTTAAGCGGCTTCAGCAATAAAATGCTGGCACATTTGAGGTCTTTAATGAATATAAGCGACATGCCTATTACCAATAATACCTTAATTTAACAAATTTTAATGTAATTTTAATTAATAATATAAAACATTTTAAAAATAATAAGGAGAA
Above is a window of Psychrobacter sp. FDAARGOS_221 DNA encoding:
- a CDS encoding AMP-binding protein — translated: MSIELLEQRFPNAASRNAPLTLSHDIGPTESPLIEDTIGDYFDQVANRYPNKEALVSRHQNIRLSYQQLQQQANQLASSMINMGLEKGDRVGIWSHNNTEWLLMQLATAKAGLILVNINPAYRISELQYALNKVDCKVLVFMRHFKTSDYVQMIQQMAPEICHQGYQCLELTGLPNLKRVIWIDAPDSDEHFGFMQRFSDWLAEGDANDPRVAERGKQLDANDPINIQFTSGTTGTPKGATLTHRNLLNNAYHLGETLGLTPEDKLCLPLPLYHCFAMVLGNLTFLMHAATLVYPSTSFDPLTVLQAIDAEKCTALHAVPSMFLAILNHPDFDQYDVSSLRTGVSGGSSCPRELMQRIINDMHMRDLTIAYGMTETSPKSTQTLPTTSFEKCISTVGLVQPHLEVKIVDTETRETLPIGEVGEVLTKGYAVMAGYWNDSVKTTEAVVDGWMHTGDLGSMDEEGYITIVGRSKDMVIRGGENIYPIEVENFLYKHPKIADVQIVGVPDKRYGEVLAAWIIPKQGQTITEQEIRDFCYNQIAHFKIPTYIRFVEQYPMTVTGKIQKFKIVDAMKEELSTVA
- the aqpZ gene encoding aquaporin Z, with product MTKSKKLAAEFLGTMWLVLGGCGSAIFAANFGGDGNPLGIGFVGVALAFGLTVLTGAYAFGHISGGHFNPAVSIGLMVGKRFPASELPGYIIAQVLGGAFGAFIIYMIATGQAGFAIDASSAGAFATNGFGEFSPGGYSMMAALIAEVVLTAVFLIIIMGSTHHRAPIGFAPIAIGLGLTLIHLISIPITNTSVNPARSTAVALFVGGESLSQLWLFWVAPIIGAVIGGGIYTWLGHEGPDIVGGVDMDKKIG
- the fghA gene encoding S-formylglutathione hydrolase; amino-acid sequence: MSKLTLTSKNRCFNGEQHYYTHQSSTTNSEMSFSIYLPDEALAGNSCPAVMYLSGLTCSPDNVTHKAHAQQKCSELGVIFIAPDTSPKGDNVPNDDRYFVGQAASYYVDATQAPWSENFNMHSYIIDELYELVREQFAISSIGITGHSMGGHGALMFGFKYPSKFVSVSAIAPVCVASESEWGQAAFTEYFGADSNQGDSAWSQYDAVTAVTKAGKLYPSILVDQGGADDFYLQGYLCPEALQKACQQVEQPLTLRYHAGFDHSYYYIQTVIEDHIEHHYNAALSLS